GCCTGCTGAACATCGAGGTGGACGGGCACAAGGCGGTTACGTTCGTCCTGTTCGGCCTCTCGGATCTGGATCGGGTCTTGTCCTTGGATCCGCCGCTACACCAGCGTGTGGCCATCCGCTGCCGGTTGACCGAGTTAGATGTGCCGGGCACGCAGGCCTACGTCACCCATCGGCTGGACATTGCCGGCTGTCATAAGCCCCTGTTCTCCCCCGAGTCCTTCGAGGCGATCTGCCGTTATACGAAAGGGACGCCCCGCCTGATCAACGCGCTCTGCGACAACGCCTTGCTGGAGGCTTATCTCCGCAAACGGGACCAAATCTGCGCGGACCTGATCAAGGAAGTCGCCCGCGACTTGAACCTGGCCATCTAGCATCGACAATTGATTCATGCGGCATTGATTCAATAGTCATTGACTCAATGATTCATGAGTCAAGTGCTCATCGTCGGTTCTTAAGTGATCCGGCTGGGAGCCGGTCGTCCCTCCAGGACCGCCAGAACATTCTCTACACACAGCAGGCCCATGCGGACCCTCGTGCCCAGGGTTGCCGATCCCAGGTGGGGTAGGGTGACCACTTGTGGGAGCGTCAGGAGGCCCGGGTGTACCCGCGGTTCGTCCTCATAGACGTCCAGCCCGGCTCCCGCCAGGCGGCCTGCCGTGAGTGCCGCCACGAGCGCGGCCTCGTCGACCACCGGCCCGCGCGACGTATTGAGCAAGATGGCGGTGGGACGCATCAATGAAAAGGCCTGCTCGCCGATCAGATGGCGGGTGTCACTGGTCAATGGGACATGGAGGCTGATGAAATCGGATTGCTGCAACAGCGTCTCAAGCATGACCTGCTGCCACGGTTTCATGGGGTCGGGCGACGATACGGACTTGTGGCTTGCATAGAGGACCGTCATCTCGAATCCCATCGCGCGACGCGCCACAGCTTGTCCGATCCGGCCCATCCCGACAATCCCCAAGGTCTGCCCTGATACCTCCGCTCCCAGCAATTGCGTCGGTTCCCAGCCGGTCCAGGCTCCGCGCTGGACGAGCTGGTGCCCCTCGGTGACGCAGCGGGCTGTGGCCAAGAGCAGTGCCCAGGTCAGGTCTGCCGTCGCGTCGGTCAGGACATCCGGCGTGTTGGTCACGATCACGCCGCGCGCCTTGGCCGCCTGG
This Nitrospirota bacterium DNA region includes the following protein-coding sequences:
- a CDS encoding D-glycerate dehydrogenase; the encoded protein is MTKPTLYVSRLLVAPVMAAIRERFRLTIEPDIYPPSRETLVQGLRNAQAIITTLTEQIDETLLRAAPHLQVIANHAVGYNNIDLQAAKARGVIVTNTPDVLTDATADLTWALLLATARCVTEGHQLVQRGAWTGWEPTQLLGAEVSGQTLGIVGMGRIGQAVARRAMGFEMTVLYASHKSVSSPDPMKPWQQVMLETLLQQSDFISLHVPLTSDTRHLIGEQAFSLMRPTAILLNTSRGPVVDEAALVAALTAGRLAGAGLDVYEDEPRVHPGLLTLPQVVTLPHLGSATLGTRVRMGLLCVENVLAVLEGRPAPSRIT